CTCTAATCCACCAAGTGCTCTGCACAAAAGTGACGATTATGTTAAAGGAAAGTAATAATGTCCTAATTGTGTCTTTCcaaactgtttttctctcctctcctcaggtATGAGATCATGCAGTCCAGCTGGCTACCTCCATCTCAACGCCCTTCTGTAGCTGAGatattcctcctcctctcctcactcttGGCCGCTGAGCGAGGTATGGCAAGGGGGAGTGTCggggaagaggatgaagaggatgaagaatATGAGGAgggcagagggaggagaggggagagcgAGGAGTCGTTTGAAAGACGCTGGGACTTACTCCGTCCACCTGCCTTCCAGGCTGCAGCAAACGAgcggcagagggagagagagtacAGCAGGGATGACAGAGACAACTCCTACCCTCTACTGGACCCCGTGGGGAACTGTATCACCCCGTCCTCGTCTGAACTGGACGACATCCTGACAGTCACTGAAACTAGCAAAGGCTTGAACTTTGAGTATTTCTGGGAGAAGGCGCATGCCAGACGAGGCTACAaacctctcccccctcctcagCCAATCCCGACTGTGAACAATAACCACAGACAGTCCTTGGATACTCCCACTGTGGTCCCAGTGATCAGTGCACGCAGCCCCTCCCTTGCCAGTGAATACTACATCAGATTAGAGGAGCACACTCCCCAGGACAAGTCGCCAACTCTTAAAGGGAAGACACAGTCCTCTTTTAGGTCTGACTCGATTTGCCCTGGAGACATGGAGCTGGTGGAGATTCGTAGTGGTCTACTGGGAAAAGAGCGCGTACCTTATTGTTCCTCTGACAAATGCGGAGGTGGAAAAGGAATCCAGACCATCCGATCGAGTGAGGTTAAACTCCAGGTACCCAACACAGGTTTGGCGGAATTCAGAGACACTTCAAGCAGAGTGACTGACTTCTCAGTAGTCGATTTAGGGGAcgatgaagaagaggagaagaaaaagagcagtGAGGTGGATAGAAAATCATCCACAAGTTCTCAAGCCCCAGTCCTCCCTCCCAAGCCTCGCTCCATGTCCATGTCATCAGCCAACCACCTTCACTCGCGCCCCCTCCCCGCCCCTCCACTCGGATATAGAGGACTTCCTCACTACACCATCAGTGGAAAAATCGAGACAGACCCTCATCATATGAGCAGCTGCCCCCCTTCTACCTTTGATCACCTGGGGCTCCATCGGTCCCGACAGACTCTACCCCCATCCCCgtccctctccccctccctgcCCCCATCGAGCCATCCCATTTACCCTTCATCTCAAATGTGTCCTCCGCCTCTCCCTCCCCACTCCAAACCACAAAGAAGTTGCCCAAGCTACAACACAGCTGACACTTTTTCAAGATACAGTAAGCCGCAAATGCAGAGACCCCTTAGAGACCCACTATCCTGTGACTTGTCTGACAGAGAGGGTGTTACCAGGCACGTAGCATCATCGCACAACTCCAAGGAGACCTCTCACTCACGTGCAAAAGACTTTGACTCTCCTGTTCGTCGAGAAAACCCCTTGCGCCCTATTTATCGCAATTTACCCCGTCCTCAGCCCCAGATTGAAAGGCAGTCATCATCCAGTCCCACCTACTCAGATGAGGACGACTCTCCCTTCATGTCCCCTGAGAAACCCAGCAGTGGGACCACTGTCACTCATTCCAGCCTATCTGAAGATGCAGACCCAGTGGCCTCGGAGTTCTTTTCCAGGGGAATGAAAAGGACCCAGTCACGCCTCGACACCATCCTGCCCGCCATTTGGAAGGAAGATGCTGAACTTCAGGCAGAACGTGTAGCCGCTGCCAAGAAATCCCCCATGCATCTGTTTCTGACAGAGATATCTAGCGTGACAGAGTCTGGTGACCCAAAAACAGAGGCCTCATggaagggagagaaggaggagagaagagatggagagagatgggggaACTTTGTGCTGTCCAACAGAGGGATGCGCCGCTCCCAGTCGCTCATCACAGAGCTGGGCTCAGCAGGACAGTCATGGGGGCcagagaaacacagcaacagcaCAGAACCTGAGGAGGAAAATACAGTCACTAAAGGACCTTTGCAGAGAGATCTTTTTCTCACAGAGATTGATACAGGAGGGATGGACACAGATGTGGAGGGAGGATCAGAGAGTGACCCTGTGAAATACCTCTATCCTGCAGGATCCAGATTGCGGCCCTACGTCTGCGCTCCAGGCCTTCCCTCGTACACTGAAGCTGAGGAAGCCTATTCCAAAGGTATACGGAGGTCCCGCTCCCTCCTCTCTGAGATCACCATTGGGAAGCAGGAGTCTGAACTACAGCAGACGGAGAAGGAGCCGCGGAGAACAGAAATGACCAGAGAGGAGTTCCTAAAGGAGATCCAATCAGCAGAGACCTTTCTGACGGAAATCATATCTCGACAAAACGCTGCAGCAAACAGGAAGGAAGCGGAATCATCTTACTCCCCTACTCCACTGTCCCCTGAATATGAGTCCATTTGCATCGACCCCAACTCAACTCAGACCATCAGATTCCAGTCAGAGAGCTCCATACGAGCATCCAACAAAGGAAAAGATGACACACAAACTGAGGCCATCTATGCCCAAGTGACCAAGCGTGCTAAAAAGAGTGAGATAAAAGTCTCCACAAGACCCGAGATCCCGATCCTTCATATAGGATCAAATAAACAACCAGTCAAACTGGACAGCCAAGGAAGTAATGCTGACCACTCAGCTCCCCACTGCCAATCTGgtgagtttgtgttttcagaAATCATGCCCAAAAATGGCCTACTGCACAACCAAACACTTGCATGTCAGAAAGAAGAGGAGTGTTCAGATGGCCCTGCCTTACCTGCCAGAGGAgagcaaagagacagagatcATTCAGAGCACTCTCCGATCATGTCCACTAAGGATGTTGAAGAATCCAACACTGTGATATTGCGTGAGAACAAATCGCTCGATAGTCCAAAGGCTGCTGTTGTAGGGAATGGTGAGATAGTGAAAGATGACCTACAGACCAGCAGCCATGAGAGAGGAGATCAAAAACGGGGAAAGACTGATACCACTTCATATGAtcctgaaaaagaaaagtacCACACTGATAAAGTTTCTGCAGTGGAAACCATCGCAACAGCTGATTCAGAAAGCTCGAAAAGTTTGGGTTCTCAAAACGATAATGGAAGAGAAAATTCACCAGAGCACAATGACAGTGGTCATATTGCCCAAAAGGCAGCCACTCCCGCCACCACTCCAACCACTCCAGACTGGGATCCATCCTCTGATGTGTCACTCGTCACCCCCACTGACTCAGTCCTGTCACCTATGACTTCCAGCTCAGCTGACTGCCTCACACCTAGTGACTCATGGACGGGAGGAGGAGTGGGAAGCGGCGGGTGGCGGGCTCTGGGAAATGAAACGCCGCATCGAGACTCTGCCTATTTCTCCGACAGCGACTGGGAAGGGGACGGGATGAACAGGAGGAGCAGTGATGGACTAATTGCTTCCAGGCCGAGCAGCGGTCGAGGAGGCGATCGGGGAATACTGACAGGGATTGAGGAAAAAActgaggaagagggagagatgggagATAAGAGCCCTTTAAGAAACAGTATACAGATTTCAGATAGCAAAACTGAAACTGCAGAAATGACAACTATCGAGATATGTGAGGAAAAGATTTTCCCATATCAAAATGCTcctgaaaatgacatttctcATTTAGGTGATGATAAAGATATTTTAAGCAAAGGGCTGGAGTCTACACAGAAAGACGATTCGGGCATTTTCCACAACGAGAGCAAAAAATCAACACTGTTAGGAAGTCCCCAGGCCAAGGACTGTGTCGACTTAATTGATAAGTTGTTTTCAAAATTAGATGATGAGCCACTGAAGGGGCTGCCACACAGTGGTGGGTATCCGATAGACAACCACTATACAGATGGCATCATTTCTCAGATAACAGATTGCAAATACCAGGACTCTGCAGAGAATGACTTAAATCTACATTCCAAGGGCCTCGCTGAGACAGATATTTTGATCGAGTCTGTATCTGGCAGTCAGTCAAAGGATTGCATGTTAAGACCCGGCATCAAAGAATACACAAGTGTTACAAAGATAGATAACGATCTCTCTGCACTAAATGCTCACCACTGTGCGAATGACTCTCTGGAATCTGTGGCAACATCCCAAGTTGACAACAGAGAGTCCAGATTATCTAAAGTGTATGGCGTTCAAACGAGCGATGCCAGACATAGCAATGATGAAACCCCGTCAGTAGTCGAGCCAAGCGATGGGAAATTTGTAGCTGATAAAGTGAGTGGTCTGACACGTCCCTCTTGGGCTGAGGAGGGTGTCGAAGAGCCTGAGAGGCCTGGCTTGGAGCTTCACCACACAGACCACAATGAACTGGGCCTGAGAAACCTGCGCTGCTCAGACGGCAGCGAGGACAAGAAGGCCGAAGtcacaacagaaacagagaaacagctggCTGCCACAGAGCTGAGTAACGCCATGAAGGAGAAGTCGCCCCTGAGAGGAGCAGCAAGTAGGATGGACAATGTGGATAAAGACTCCTGTGAGGGGCTGGATTTGAAAACAAAAGAGTTGTGGAGCGCtatggaggaggatgaagaaagAACGGGATGCGCTGTGGTCAGGGGAGAGTTTGACTGCCACCGTTTCTCACAGTCGAGGGACCTTCACTTGTGGCCTGATGAAAACGACCAGTGGGCCTCTCCAGAAAGGAGGTGCCAAGACCTTGAGCTGAGGTCTGAATTTTTCTCTGGATTCAATAATAAGGCGTGGGAGGTGGGGGAGCGGCTTGTAGTGGGCCAGGAGTTTTGGGAGACTGAAGAAAACGACGAACTTGCAGGAAGTGAACCTCACCCTGCTGTCTTGGAGGGCTGCGAAGAAACGTGGAACGATGAGACCCAGGGACTGACTGGCAGTCTTGATGTGAAGGAAAAGTGGGACTCTAAAGACAGCGATAACCAACAGACTGTCCAAGTGGTCGGTGTACAACAGGAGGAAAATATTGAGAACCTTGGAGAAATTGACAGTTTTAACAAAGACCTGAAAGGAGAAATCTCAGATATTGAAGTAGAGAATATAGAAATCCCAGCGCAAGAGACCTCGGAGCAAGGAAAGAAGCAGATTTCGTCATGCACAGAGACAGTCGGGCGCAGGGAAGGTGAGATGGACTctacagagacagaggagaaccAAAATTTTAACAGATGGCCTCAGAATCACCTCTCCGAGATCCAAAAGGAGGAGCAGTCATCGGCTGTTAATGAAGAAACAGGCTCTAGTTTAGAGAACTACTTCAGTCACACTTTAGAGCATAAGTGCGCAAATATATCCATTTGTATCACCGAAGCTCCTCCTGTGGACCTTTCAGATCTGGAAAATGTTGAATCAGGCTTAGATTCAGAGACTGAAATGAACCCATGGATTGCTAGGCAATACATAGACGAAAGAATAAGTATTATGAACGTAGAGGAGGATTACAGAGACATGCCACTTCCATCTAATCCTGTCTCTTGTCCCGGTGACCTTGATGTCCAGGAGGATGTAGATCAGTCATATCCACAGGTAGATAATTTCAGCTCAGTAGATTTCCCCAGTCCTCCACCAAGCATAGACCTTGATGTGCAAGATGATAAGCTGGAGAGTTTAGACGACTCTTTTCCTAGTCCACCACCATCTGTTACAGAGTCAGAGGAGTTTATTAGTCACATTAATCTGGAAGACTTTATTGCAAGCAGTGAGACAGAGCCGCGTATTTCCCCGACTCACAACACAGATGCCTCAGATCCACCTCTGCAAGAGTTGCCACCTGCTACAACTCAAAGTAAAGGGATCTCGGCCAATCTGAACCTCCCCTCTGTGCATATAACACTCCATGATGAGAGCGACCTCACATCCGACACAGGAAGTCAGGATGAACAAAACAACCTGGTCCAAAAAACATCACCTGCCACCTCATCCCCAACCCAAGATCCTCTCAACGCTCTCCCAGAATTATTGATTTCTGAGTGGA
This sequence is a window from Thunnus thynnus chromosome 10, fThuThy2.1, whole genome shotgun sequence. Protein-coding genes within it:
- the lmtk3 gene encoding uncharacterized protein lmtk3 → MRPHCWVMVALAGIMSYFSPERALGAPQREVSQTRAASLSPPPYVVILISCSGLVSFVLLLLTCLCCKRGGVGFNEFDNADGEECSGGSSPIQEDSLSSCPSLPEVYTLPVRDRPNCPALQDGADSKSQCFKRHTLNYLQEIGNGWFGKVILAEVLCDCSSSQAVVKELRVSASPLEQRKFLAESEPYRSLKHPNILQCLGQCSESIPFLLVMEFCQLGDLKRYLRAQRKSDGMTPDLPTRDLLTLQRMAFEITSGLLHLHENNYIHSDLALRNCLLTSDLTVRIGDYGLSHNHYKEDYYLTPDKLWIPLRWIAPELLEEYRGSLIVTDQTKTSNVWSLGVVIWELFEFGSQPHRHLSDEEVLTFVIRERQITLAQPRLKLSHADYWYEIMQSSWLPPSQRPSVAEIFLLLSSLLAAERGMARGSVGEEDEEDEEYEEGRGRRGESEESFERRWDLLRPPAFQAAANERQREREYSRDDRDNSYPLLDPVGNCITPSSSELDDILTVTETSKGLNFEYFWEKAHARRGYKPLPPPQPIPTVNNNHRQSLDTPTVVPVISARSPSLASEYYIRLEEHTPQDKSPTLKGKTQSSFRSDSICPGDMELVEIRSGLLGKERVPYCSSDKCGGGKGIQTIRSSEVKLQVPNTGLAEFRDTSSRVTDFSVVDLGDDEEEEKKKSSEVDRKSSTSSQAPVLPPKPRSMSMSSANHLHSRPLPAPPLGYRGLPHYTISGKIETDPHHMSSCPPSTFDHLGLHRSRQTLPPSPSLSPSLPPSSHPIYPSSQMCPPPLPPHSKPQRSCPSYNTADTFSRYSKPQMQRPLRDPLSCDLSDREGVTRHVASSHNSKETSHSRAKDFDSPVRRENPLRPIYRNLPRPQPQIERQSSSSPTYSDEDDSPFMSPEKPSSGTTVTHSSLSEDADPVASEFFSRGMKRTQSRLDTILPAIWKEDAELQAERVAAAKKSPMHLFLTEISSVTESGDPKTEASWKGEKEERRDGERWGNFVLSNRGMRRSQSLITELGSAGQSWGPEKHSNSTEPEEENTVTKGPLQRDLFLTEIDTGGMDTDVEGGSESDPVKYLYPAGSRLRPYVCAPGLPSYTEAEEAYSKGIRRSRSLLSEITIGKQESELQQTEKEPRRTEMTREEFLKEIQSAETFLTEIISRQNAAANRKEAESSYSPTPLSPEYESICIDPNSTQTIRFQSESSIRASNKGKDDTQTEAIYAQVTKRAKKSEIKVSTRPEIPILHIGSNKQPVKLDSQGSNADHSAPHCQSGEFVFSEIMPKNGLLHNQTLACQKEEECSDGPALPARGEQRDRDHSEHSPIMSTKDVEESNTVILRENKSLDSPKAAVVGNGEIVKDDLQTSSHERGDQKRGKTDTTSYDPEKEKYHTDKVSAVETIATADSESSKSLGSQNDNGRENSPEHNDSGHIAQKAATPATTPTTPDWDPSSDVSLVTPTDSVLSPMTSSSADCLTPSDSWTGGGVGSGGWRALGNETPHRDSAYFSDSDWEGDGMNRRSSDGLIASRPSSGRGGDRGILTGIEEKTEEEGEMGDKSPLRNSIQISDSKTETAEMTTIEICEEKIFPYQNAPENDISHLGDDKDILSKGLESTQKDDSGIFHNESKKSTLLGSPQAKDCVDLIDKLFSKLDDEPLKGLPHSGGYPIDNHYTDGIISQITDCKYQDSAENDLNLHSKGLAETDILIESVSGSQSKDCMLRPGIKEYTSVTKIDNDLSALNAHHCANDSLESVATSQVDNRESRLSKVYGVQTSDARHSNDETPSVVEPSDGKFVADKVSGLTRPSWAEEGVEEPERPGLELHHTDHNELGLRNLRCSDGSEDKKAEVTTETEKQLAATELSNAMKEKSPLRGAASRMDNVDKDSCEGLDLKTKELWSAMEEDEERTGCAVVRGEFDCHRFSQSRDLHLWPDENDQWASPERRCQDLELRSEFFSGFNNKAWEVGERLVVGQEFWETEENDELAGSEPHPAVLEGCEETWNDETQGLTGSLDVKEKWDSKDSDNQQTVQVVGVQQEENIENLGEIDSFNKDLKGEISDIEVENIEIPAQETSEQGKKQISSCTETVGRREGEMDSTETEENQNFNRWPQNHLSEIQKEEQSSAVNEETGSSLENYFSHTLEHKCANISICITEAPPVDLSDLENVESGLDSETEMNPWIARQYIDERISIMNVEEDYRDMPLPSNPVSCPGDLDVQEDVDQSYPQVDNFSSVDFPSPPPSIDLDVQDDKLESLDDSFPSPPPSVTESEEFISHINLEDFIASSETEPRISPTHNTDASDPPLQELPPATTQSKGISANLNLPSVHITLHDESDLTSDTGSQDEQNNLVQKTSPATSSPTQDPLNALPELLISEWKDLDEEPLEDFEKLEQLCCISGDEEDTLGHLFLGNLELLESLKKTPDQKGSSAGISDTGEETCGSSTPEGSRMDLKEDGISDNSDKLVELAPHLLLNSQGKLPPQEERNDVLRSLGQTSDVKDHGSLSKMTTKNGLMMQVCEERLQFSLSENVKTNVLWGATVKDTVMLRPWGEQITESSRELVTVKEQKEDESKAKQESVLSIPPHTESDETKSEPLTVIEPPEVTTTQPAANQAMKAKLARLSLALPPLALTLPLTPTGKGGFGDGAIGSRIGRRRGLSSGSDPDDEEEDEQEDESSRRVIVVTETDVDKRVGLRSLLKSPKEPMDREKDRGRNVSFFDDVTIYLFDQETPTNELSTSAPTGPAPVSVKSTKLDLHGPKSKESKRKDNLSIKPRSPVGANPVTSSRFTVSPADDPHLV